Part of the Woronichinia naegeliana WA131 genome, TATATTCATTGGCCAGGGCGGCGATCGCGGGAGCCATTAAACGGCAGGGGCCACACCAATCTGCCCAAAAATAAACCAAAACTAGTTTATTACTATTTGACAATTCCTGTTCAAATTCAGTATCGGTAATTTCAAGTAAGCTCATAGTTAAAAAGACAAAGTACGCATTAATAAAGAATAGTTAGACAAACAGTAAGAATCTCCCTCAACCGATCTCGAACAGAAAGATATCTCGGTGGGTTCTAGCCGTCCAATCCTGTCTTCCCTAACCCATAGAGCCGTCACTAAGCCTAAGGGCAGAGCAAGAAAGATCGCTATTTAATCAAGCCAAACGGCTCTAAAGGAGAATTTTCCCCACCGCATTGATTCAGAGATAACGAGTTTTTAAAGCTCATTTAATTTGCGTCGTAGATCCTCTAGTTCTGCATCTACGACGGAATCCTTGGGAACATCTGTCTTGGTTGGCGTGGACTTGGCCGCTTCAATCTGGGGAACCTCTGCCGTTCCAGGTAAGGCTCCACCACTCATTTGTGCCTTGAGAGCCGCCAGTTCATCCTCCACATCTGCACTGGACTGAAGCAGAGCAAATTGCTGTTCAATGCCCACCCCACCTAATTCTCCCATCGCCTGGGAACGGGCCTCTGCATCCAATACCTTATTCTCCATGCGTTCAAAAGCACTCATGGCACTACTCGTATCAATACCACTCAGGGTTTTTTGGAGATCTTCATTGGCCTTGGCTGCCTTGGCTCTGGCCTGAAGCATATTTTTCTTGGTCTTGGCCTCAGAGATTTTACTTTCTAGGGCGACTAAATTGCGTTTTAAACCATCTACCTGACCCGTTAGTTGCTCCAGTTGCGCCTTATAGGTGGCTGCACTTTCTGAAAAACTTTTTTTACGGGTTAAGGCTTCCCTGGCAAGGTTTTCATCTCCTTTACTTAAGGCGAGGGCCGCCCGTTCCTGCCATTTATTAGATTCACCGAGATCCTGGTTATAGCGTTGTTCCGTCCGTTTTTGTTCTGCAATGGTACGAGCTACCGCTTGACGCAATTGAATGAGATCTTCTTGCATATCAATAACGGCCTGCTCCAGTACTTTTTCTGGATCTTCAGCCTGACTAACGAGATCATTTAAGTTGGCACGAACCACTCGACTAATACGATCAAAAAGTCCCATGATCTTAATCTATCCTTGTTAACAACGCTTAAGGGTGAACGGGTTGTAGGTCACGGGGAACGGTAAACCTACAAATCAGGGTTTGGCACAAAACAAACCTATTTTCTTCTAGTTTAAACCACACTTGAGAAGAGGTGACGGGACTGGCCCAACATTCGTTCAGGATCTGCCTGTTTAATGATTGAGAAGTAACTCAACTTTTTTCAGCCCTTCAACATTATTGTGCTGCCGATAGAGTTGTTGCGCTTTTTGTAAATAGGGTTGGGCTTCCTCTGTCCTCTCTTCTTTTTGGAGAGCTAACCCTAAACCATAGTAAAAATCCGCATTATTGGGTTCTCTGTTTACCAAGGCTTGAAAGGCGATCGCGGCCGCTCCATAGTCTTCTTGGCTGAGTAATACCCGTGCGATCGCGGCTTTAATCTCTAAGGACTGAGGCTGCTTTTGGCCAGCCTGCTGATAAAGCTGTAGTGCTTCTGACCATTGACTTTCTTTTTCGAGGACTTGCCCAGTTTTTAATTGGATACTGAGGTTATCTGGATCTTGTTGTCGGAGACTCTCAATTAAGGACTTAGCCGCCTCCAGATTATTTTGATCAAGATAGGCTGTCACTAACTGAAGTTGTAATTCTAAACGTTGCGGGAAACGCTGTACCGCCTTTTGTAAATAGGAAAGGGTTGGTTCAGGCTGTCCCTGTTGAAGTAAGGCTGCCCCCATCATCACCGCCGCCTCTTCGTTATTAGGATCAAGGGCTGTAATCTGTTGATAAGCATCGAAAACCCGTTGATAATCTCCCTCTCGCAATAGCAGAATACCCATGCCAAGGTAATATTTGGGAGAATTGGGTTCTAATTCGATCGCCGCAGCATAGGCTGTAATGGCATTATTGTTATTCCCAAAACTCGCATAACTGACGGCCAGACCATCATAGAATTCTGGACTATTGGGATCGAGGGACAGAGCTTTTTGGTAAGCTTGTATGGCTTCGTCGTAGCGGCCTTGATGAACATACAGATACCCCATCCCACCAAAAATCTTGGCATTGTTTTGATCCAGGGTTGCCGCTTGCTGATAAACGGCGATCGCCCTGCTAAAATCCCCCCTATCGACATATTTTTGCCCCTGAAGTAACAATTCCCGCAGTTGTTGACGGTTCGGTGCTGACGGTGGGGTTAGCGTTGTGGGGTTAGATGCATTAATTAAATCCCTGGCCTGGGTCGTTGTGAAAGACAAAATTCCCCCACCTAGCAGGGCGCAAGTACAAATGCTTAACAACAAAAAGTAGGATCTTAGAAAACCAAAGACCATAAATCAATCTCAAGAGACTAAAGCTATTATTCTAGGATTTTTTAATCAATCTTAACAAAAGCTGACAATCCGAGAATTAGGAGCTTGTCTTCTGGCCCAACTGTGACATGGCTGTTACAAAAATTCAATTAAGATCATAAATCAGCCCAATAATATTGCAGAATATTAACAATATGCCAAACCAAACTCATGGATAAGACTCTCATCGCCGCTCCCAAGATTCTCTCCTATCGTCTGGTGGGGTTGTTGGTAGTTATCCTATTGGTCATTGCTGTCCTGATAGGTTGGTATTGGCCACAAAACCTTGACCCCTATATACAGGATGTTCTCTCTCGCCCAGGAACAGTCCGCCAAGGACAGGCTATTTTTGAAGCAAATTGCGGGGTTTGTCACGGATTAGATGGTCGAGGGAATATTGGCCCTAGTCTTCAAAGCGTTTCGCAGCATAAATCCCCATCAGGCTTAATTAATCAAGTGATTAGTGGGAAAACCCCTCCCATGCCGAAATTTCAGCCGAATTCCCAGGCAATGGCTGATCTCCTCAGTTATTTAGAAAGTCTCTAAAACATAACATCTATCGGGAATGATTTTTGGGCTTTCTAAGTAATTTATCAGAGGAAAAATGATCTTAATATAGAAAAATTGAGAGGAAAATGGGAGGCGGTGGTATTATCAATGTTCATAACGCTGTAACTGTCGAAATGGGGCAATACATATGGCACAAGCATCTGTTTCTCCGTTGGTGCTAGTTATCTTAGATGGCTGGGGCTATCGTCAAGATTCACGGGCTAATGCGATCGCTTTGGCCAAAACTCCCATTATGGACAGCCTGTTGATGGCCTATCCCCACACCTTAATCAACACATCGGGAAAAGATGTTGGCTTACCCAAGGGACAAATGGGCAATTCCGAAGTGGGCCATCTCAATATTGGAGCAGGTCGGGTTGTTCCCCAAGAATTAGTCAGAATTTCTGATGCTGTCGAAGATGGAACGATTTTTGAAAATGAAGCCTTGGTCAATATTTGCAACAAAGTTCGTCAAGGTCAAGGCAAGTTACATTTAATTGGTCTTTGTTCTGATGGGGGAGTACATTCCCATATTGATCATTTATTAGGATTGTTGGATTTAGCTAAATTACAGGGCGTAAATAATGTCTGTGTTCATGCCATCACCGATGGGCGAGATACGAATACAACGGAGGGAGTGGATGCCCT contains:
- a CDS encoding cytochrome c, whose protein sequence is MDKTLIAAPKILSYRLVGLLVVILLVIAVLIGWYWPQNLDPYIQDVLSRPGTVRQGQAIFEANCGVCHGLDGRGNIGPSLQSVSQHKSPSGLINQVISGKTPPMPKFQPNSQAMADLLSYLESL
- a CDS encoding PspA/IM30 family protein, translated to MGLFDRISRVVRANLNDLVSQAEDPEKVLEQAVIDMQEDLIQLRQAVARTIAEQKRTEQRYNQDLGESNKWQERAALALSKGDENLAREALTRKKSFSESAATYKAQLEQLTGQVDGLKRNLVALESKISEAKTKKNMLQARAKAAKANEDLQKTLSGIDTSSAMSAFERMENKVLDAEARSQAMGELGGVGIEQQFALLQSSADVEDELAALKAQMSGGALPGTAEVPQIEAAKSTPTKTDVPKDSVVDAELEDLRRKLNEL
- a CDS encoding tetratricopeptide repeat protein, coding for MSFTTTQARDLINASNPTTLTPPSAPNRQQLRELLLQGQKYVDRGDFSRAIAVYQQAATLDQNNAKIFGGMGYLYVHQGRYDEAIQAYQKALSLDPNSPEFYDGLAVSYASFGNNNNAITAYAAAIELEPNSPKYYLGMGILLLREGDYQRVFDAYQQITALDPNNEEAAVMMGAALLQQGQPEPTLSYLQKAVQRFPQRLELQLQLVTAYLDQNNLEAAKSLIESLRQQDPDNLSIQLKTGQVLEKESQWSEALQLYQQAGQKQPQSLEIKAAIARVLLSQEDYGAAAIAFQALVNREPNNADFYYGLGLALQKEERTEEAQPYLQKAQQLYRQHNNVEGLKKVELLLNH